Part of the Bacteroidales bacterium genome, TTTTTGTCATTTGGGGTCTTTTTGACTTATCGCGGTCACCTCCTGCCCCTACAACGGTTATAAGCTTCTGATCTTTTCTTCGGACATCATGAATGGTGGATAATACATTTTCCAGTGCATCCGGACTATGGGCATAATCCACAATGGCCGTTTTCTGATCATCGGATTTAAAGGTTTCGAACCTGCCCTCCACCGGTTGAAGTTTGCTGATAGCCTTCAGCAAATCCGATTCATCGCAGCCCAACAAACGGGCTACTCCGTATATTCCCAACAGATTGTAAACATTGAATTCTCCCACAAACTGAGACCATAAATCATGACCATTTATATTCATCAGTGTGCCGTCAATATGCTTTTCCAACACCTTTCCCTTGAAATCAGCAAAAGTTTTAAGCCCAAATGTATATACAGAGGCCTCGGTGTTTTGTACCATGTATTGGCCATTGCGGTCATCGGCATTCACCAGGGCGAAGGAATCCCTGTCAAGGTAGCTGTCAAACAGCAATTTCTTAGAATGCAAGTAATCGGAGAATGTTTTATGATAATCCAGATGCTCATGGGTAATGTTTGTAAAAAGCGCTCCTTCAAACCTTAATCCTGAAATGCGCCCCTGTTTCAGCGCATGTGAGCTAACTTCCATGAAGGCATATTCACACCGCCGGTCCACCATCTCCTTCAGCAGGGAATTGATCCGTATGGCATCGGGGGTGGTATATTTGGTGGGCAGCCGTTCCTGATCCACATAATTGGCAATGGTTGAAATAAGGCCAGATTTGATGCCTTTTTGAAGAAACAGGTGATACAACAAGGTGGCCGAGGTGGTTTTGCCGTTGGTCCCGGTAATGCCAATAAGTTTCAACCTTGACGCGGGATTTCCGTAATAATTGGATGCCATTTTACCCAATACCGAAGCCGTATCCGGAACCACTATATATGTTATGCTTTCCTTTAATTGGGCAGGCAATTTTTCACATACCACAACCGAAGCGCCCCGCTCAACAGCCTGGTCGATATAATCATGGCCGTCAACTGTAAGCCCTCTGAGTGCTACAAACAGGTTACCGAAGTCTGCTTCCCGCGAATCGAAATTAATGAAACCGACCTGCCTGTCCAGACTGCCCCTGTTGTCTTTAATTTCGATGCCTTGCAGTATGTCTTCCAATGCCTTCTTCATTTAAATTATTCCATTGATTTTACTCGTTTTCTATTATCTCAGCCAATAAAAATCCGTCATTATTCGGTGAATGTCATAGTTAATTCTACCTTATCGCCTTTATCTACCGGTTCTCCGGGCGGGACAGACTGTTTCCTGATGCTTCCCCTTCCCTCCATCTCTACGTTCAGTCCCATATTTTCAAGTATATATATGGCATCCTTAACACCCATTCCAATAACATTGGGCATGATCCTCTCTCCAATATAACGGTTCTTCAGCTCCACCAGTGAATCCTTCTTTCTTGTAACGACCCATTCCGAATCTACATTCTTGTCATTTATCGTGACCCCCAGCTTTTTTAATACGGTGGTCAACTCGCCCCGGTGGCTGTGTTTGGTATAGGGTACTTTATAGCTATTCTCAATCTCATTCCCGGTTATTTTTAATCCTTCATGCATCTCAAAGCTTGTGGCATAAACCTTTTCCGCAATCTCTCTAAATACCGGACCGGCTACTACATTTCCGTAATATACATCTTTTGATGGTGAATTGACAACAACAATACATGAATATTTGGGATCATCCGCAGGAAAATAACCCACGAATGAAGCCTGGTAACTTATCCTGGCTTCTTTCATGTAACCGTATTTTTCATTTGCAATCTGCGCCGTTCCTGTTTTTCCTGCTATCTCAAAGTTCGCATTGCGCAGATTCCGGGCGGTTCCTACCTGAACAACATCTTTAAGGAGTCCCTGGGTTTTACGGATCGTAGAATTTGAAGAAATTGCAGGATTGATTACCTCGCTATCAAAGGATTTTACCAGGTTTCCATGTTCCCTGATCTGCTTGACAAACATGGGCTTGACCATTTCTCCGTCATTGGCTACAGCATTATAAAAAGTGAGGATCTGCATCGGAGTTAGCCTTATTTCATAACCAATGGACATCATAGGAAGAGAAATACCCGACCAGTATTTGTCACCGGGATATCTGATAAGGGGGTCACCTTCACCCTTAATCTCCAGGCCAAGTTTCTCGTCAAGGTTCATGTTGTAAAGACGGTCAACAAACTGATGGGGCTTGTTCTTGTAATTCCGGGTAATTATTTTGGATATCCCCACATTGGAAGAGTGAATAAATGCCTCTCTTACGCTGATCTTTCCATAACCTCCGGGTTTAACATCCGTTAGTTTCTTGTCGTAATAATATACTTCACCGTCTTCTGTATCTACAGTGTCGTCAAGGCTCACATAACCGTCCTCCAGTAATGCCATAATGGAAGCCAGTTTAAAAGTAGAACCGGGCTCCCGGCTTTCTCCGACGGCATAATTATAAATTTCCCTATAAGTGCCCTGATCGGTTTTCCCAAGATTGGCAATTGCTCTAATCTCACCTGTATTTACCTCCATTAAAACCGCTGTGCCATGATCGGCATTATGTTCAATAAGTTGCTCCCTGAGCGCACTTTCAGCTACATCCTGAATATTGATGTTAATGGTGGTGACCACATCTTTCCCGCCTTTGGGTTCCACCTTGTGATCATCTCCTACAGGGATCCATATACCTCCCTGTATGCGACGCATCAGGCGTACCCCTTTTGTACCTTTCAGAGAATTGTCATAAGCACCCTCGATTCCTACAATATTGCCTCCTTCCCAATCGGTAGTATAACCGATTGTACGGGAAGCAAGATTACCATGGGGCTGGATGCGCATATCCTTTTGAATCACAATAAATCCACCTTTATATCGTCCTTTCCGAAATAACAGAAAGGTTCTCAGTTCTTTCAATGCTTTATAGTTGACTCTTTCCTTAATCAGATAAAACCTCTCCCCTTCCTTCCTTGCCTGATATAATTCCCGCCGGTACTGAGCAGCGGATTTATCCTGAAATAACCCTGCCAACTGCCGGGCCAGTGTATCCAGTTTTCTAAAGTAGGTTTTACTATCCATTTTCAAACCGGTACTCCGGGTATCCAGTCTTATCTCATAATAAGGAACAGAGCTTGCGAGTAACCGGTTGTTTGTCGAGTAAATGTCTCCCCTGTTGGACTCGACCACCTCGGTTTTCAGGTTCAGTTCCTCTGCTTTGCTAGTGAGCTCTTTGCCCTGAAATACCTGTATATAAAAAATTTTCCCTGCAATGATAAGCCCAATGAGCAGAATTAAAACATAAACTACTCCGACACGCCACAATATGTCCCTTTTTAACGGCATTAATCTTCTTTACTTTGTACAACAATCTTTTTCGGGGGTGTGACGGACTGTTCCAGCCCCAGATTCTTTTTTCTTATCAGCTTAATGACCTGCGACTGCTGGCTCAAACTCATCAATTCGGCTGAAGTGGTTATTGCTTTTGCCCTTAATTCTTTTACTTCCTCCTGAAGTTCGGAGTTTTTTCTTACCTGTTTCTCTGCATGATAGCGATTACCAATATAGATGAAAGCCAACAGGGTAAGAAAAAGAATATAGGGCAACTGCCTGACCACTTTCTCCCTGGTAAGCAATGAACCACCCAGTAACTCCTTAAGCGAACCAATACGTTTCAGTTCACTTCGTTCCTGGGATTCATCAATAAACTCTATGTTTTTCCTTTTTTTCATACTTACAGCTTTTCAGCGATCCTTAATCTGGCACTTCTTGCCCGGTTATTACCCTTCACCTCTTCAGACGAAGGCACAATAACGCTTTTATTCACCAAAGTAAACGGGGCTATAACATTGCCGTAAAAGTCCTTCACCGGTTCCCCGCTAAACCGGCCACTTTTCATATAATTTTTTACAATCCGGTCCTCTATGGAATGATAAGAAATTACTACCAATCTGCCCCCGCTTTTCAGCATATCCTGGCTTTGTGTCAGAAAATGTTTCAGGTTCTCAAGCTCTCTGTTCACTTCAATCCTCAGCGCCTGAAACACTTTAGCAAGAAACTTGTTCCTATACCGGTAAGGAATACAATCCTTCAAGGCATCTACCAGCTCTGAAGTGGTGGCAATCTCTTTTTCCGTGCGTTTATTCAGTATGGAGTCGACCAGAACACCTGTTTTCCTGATCTCTCCGTAATTCTTGAAAATATTAGTCAATGCACCGGCAGAATATGTATTGATTATATCACTGGCAGTTTGGGTTGCATTTTGGTTCATCCTCATATCCAGCGGAGCATCAAATCGAAAGGAAAACCCCCTTTCGGGAGCATCCAGATGATGGGAAGAAACCCCCAGATCGGCCAATATTCCATCGATCCGATCAAATCCCAGATATTTTAAAAAATTCTTCATATATCTGAAATTATGATTAATAAAAATCAACCGCCTGTCGTTAATTACATGTTTTTCAGCAGCTTTGTCCTGATCAAATGCGATCAGTACTCCGTGTCCAATATTTTCAATGATCCTTGCGGCATGTCCGCCTCCACCATATGTTGCATCAACATAAATGCCTCCGGGCTTCGGAATCAGCCCCTGTATGCTTTCCTCCACTAATACTGGTTGATGAAACATAATCTTTATTCCCCATTTTCTTCGCCTGAATTACCCATAATTTTCTGAGCCAGATTCGCAAAATCGTCCTCCGATTCCTGCATCTTTTCATATAAATGCCTTGCCCATATTTCAATTTTCCCATCCTGACCGGCCATAATAACCTCTTTAGATATCTCCACCGTATCCAGGAGCCTTTTGGGTATCAGCAGCCTGCTATTCCCATCAAGCGACACTTCGGCTGTTCCACGGTAAAAATTCCTCAGGAACCTGTTGTGCTCTTTATCATAAGGGTTAATCTTTTCTCTGATCAACCGGTTTTGCCTGTTCCATTCTTCCATAGGATAGAGGACCAGGCATTTTTCGAAAATATCCTTTTTGACCACAAAATGATCCCCTTCAGAAGAAGTCATCTGCTTCTTAAAAGCCGAGGGGAAGGTGATTCTCCCCTTTGCATCAACTTTGCAAGTATAATCACCTATAAATGTGGCCATACACTACACCTAAAATTAGTATGTAAATATAAAGAAAAAATTACCACTTACAACCACTTTAAACCATTTTTTACCACATTGTTGAAAACTTTTTCCACACAAAAAAGACAAGTAGTAGTCAAAAAGCTTGTCATCAAAGGACTAAAGAATGAAAGATTGTTTGATTCAAGGAAATTTTGTAATTTTATGCTTTTATTTGAAGGATAATAATATGAGGGAATATGGGTGAGGAAAAACAAGGCCTAGAAAAAATTGATGTCAAAGAAGTATTTTACAGGAAAAACCCAAAGGTTGCCAGGCTAATTCCCGGTTTCATATACCGGTATCTCAGAAAAATCATCCATGAGGATGAAATCAATGAGGTTTTGCCTAAGATTTCTCACCTTAGCGGACTCGAATTTGTAAGAGAAGGGCTCCGATACTTTGATATCAACATTAAAACATACGGAAAGGAGCATATTCCCAGGGAAGGAAGATATATATTTGTAGCCAATCATCCGCTGGGCGGCCTAGATGGATTGGCCTTCGGCAAAGAAGTGGGAGACATACATCCCAACCTTCAGTTTATCGTCAACGACATCCTGTTAAACCTTGAAAATCTGAAACCTATATTTGTTCCGGTTAATAAACACGGAAAACAATCTTCAGAATACGTCAGAAAAATTGAGGAAACTTACCGGTCAGATGCCCAGATTCTAAATTTTCCAGCCGGCTTGTGTTCAAGAAAAATAAACGGAAAAATTGTCGATCTGGAATGGCATAAAAGCTTTGTAAACAAGGCCAGAACGCATAAGCGAGACATCATTCCCGTCCATATCAGCGGTAGAAACTCAAACTTTTTCTATAATTTTGCAAAAATACGGGAATTCATAGGGATAAAGAACAACATTGAAATGTTCTTACTGCCCCATGAGATGTTCAAACAACAAGATAAAAATATTGTCATCACTTTTGGCAAACCAATACCTTACACCATGCTTGAAAAAAAGTATAGACCAAAAGAATGGGCTGAAAAAATAAAAGATCACGTTTATCGGTTAAATGAAGATAAGGACAGAGAATTTTCTCCTGCCTGATCATTAAAATTCATAGATTAACTCCTAAACAACAGAAAAATATATGCAAGATATCATAAAACCGGTTGAAAAGTCAGAAATCAGAAAGGAATTAACGTCCGACAAATTCCTGAGACATACCAATTACGGTAACAATGAGCTGTATGTAATAACCAGCCATGATGCTCCTAACACAATGAAAGAAATCGGCAGGTTGAGGGAAGTTACCTTCAGAGCTGCCGGAGGGGGAACAGGAAAAGAGCTGGATCTGGACAAATTTGATTCTTTGGAATATCCTTACAAACAATTAATTTCATGGGATCCCAAGGAGGAAGAAATTCTGGGGGGCTACAGGTATAAAGTATGTAGTAAACAAACCAACCCCGAAGATCTGGCTACACAAAAGCTATTTCATTTTTCCATAAAATTTGTCAAGCAATACCTCCCTTATACCATTGAACTGGGCCGCTCCTTCATCCAACCCAAATTTCAGTCCACCGGTAATACCCGAAAAACACTATATGCCCTTGACAACCTGTGGGACGGACTGGGAGCGCTGGTAGTAAAAAATCCGGACAACAAGTACTTTTTCGGTAAAGTAACAATGTACCCCCATTTCAATCAAAAAGCCCGCGACCTTATTCTTTATTTCCTCCACAAGGAATTTTCTGATGCTTATGATCTGGTGCATCCCAAAAATTCCGAGAAATTAAATTCGAACCCTGACGAACTGGATCAAATCTTTACAGGAAAGAACTATGAAACCAACCTGAAAATCTTATCCCAGGAAGTCAGAAAATTGGGTGAAAACATTCCGCCTCTGATCAATGCCTATATGAATTTGTCACGCACGATGAAAATCTTCGGTACAGCTCTGAACAGATCTTTTGGCAATGTGGAAGAAACAGGGATAATGATTACCATAAGCGATATATATCCCAAAAAGAAAAAAAGACACGTAGAGACGTTTAAAGAAGAAAAAGGAACCTATCAGTAGGCTCTTCTATCACGGCCTTCGATAAAATCGATAAAAGCCCTGTTTACGACTTTATTGCCGCCGGGAGTAGGATAATTGCCTGTAAAATACCAGTCGCCTTTATCATTGGGGCAGGCTTGATGAAGGTTTTCAACCTTTTGATAAACAACCCGCACCTCAGCCTTGATATTTTCTGCTTTCAGCAGCGAACTGATTTTATCCGACAACTCTTCGCGGGTAAACGGTTTATAGATATCTCGCACATAATTGACTATTTCCTCTTTAGGCAAATTTTCCTGCTCCTTGGATTTTTTATACACTTCATTGATCACTTTATCCATCCCCCGCTCCCTGAGTAAAGAAATAGCAGCCTGAAATGCCACCAGGTTACCCAGCTTAGCCATATCGATTCCATAACAATCGGGATATCTTATCTGAGGTGCAGAAGAAACCACTATGATCTTTTTGGGCTCCAGCCTGTCCAGTATCTGTAAAATGCTCTCCTTTAGAGTAGTACCTCTGACTATGCTGTCATCCAAGATAACCAGGTTATCCACCCCCCGGTTCACGATACCGTAAGTAACATCATAAACATGGCTCACCAGATCTTTTCTGCCACTTTCCTGGGCGATAAAAGTTCTTAGTTTAACGTCCTTTATGGCTATCTTATCCACCCGGATCTTTTTGTCGAGCAGCTCGTCCAGAAATTTTTCATCCAGTTTATCCTTGTTCTCCAGGATCTCTTTCTTTTTGTTATTCAACTGATAAGTTTCCAGGCCGCTCAGCATACCATGATAAGCTATTTCAGCAGTATTAGGGATATATGAAAATACGGTATTCTCCAGATCATAATCAATGGCCTTCAATACATCAGGCACAAGCAACTCCCCCAATTTCCTGCGTTCCCTGTAGATATCCCTATCACTGCCGCGGGAAAAATAAATCCGTTCAAAGGAACAGGATTTTCTTTCTTCAGGTACCCGTATTTCTTCTTCTGAAACCTCACCCCTTTTCTTAATGATCAATGCGTTACCCGGGGAGACTTCCCGGACCTCTTCCGCCCGGACATTCATCACTGTTTGAATCACCGGTCTTTCCGATGCACAAACCACTATCTCATCATCCATGTAATAAAAAGCGGGACGGATACCCCTGGGGTCACGCATAAAGAAAGCATCTCCATGACCTACAATTCCAGCTATGGCATATCCTCCGTCCCAGTCTTTGCTGGAAGAATGCAAAATTTTTTTTATGCTGATATTTTCAGCAATCAGTTTGGATATTTCCTTGTTGTCATACCCCTCATTTTTGTATTGCCTGAAAAGCAACTGATTTTCCTCATCCAGAAAATGGCCGACCTTCTCAAGTACCGTTTCGGTATCAGAAAAATCTTTGGGATGCTGACCCAAATCGATTAAAAGCTGAAACAGCTCATCCACGTTGGTCAGGTTAAAATTCCCCGCCAATATAAGATTTCTTGATTTCCAGTTATTTTCACGCATTACCGGATGTACATATTCTATGTTGTTCACCCCGTATGTACCATATCTCAAATGCCCCAGATAAACCTCACCGGCGAAAGGCAGATTTTCCTTAGCCCACACAGGATCTTTCAGAAGATCCGGATTTTTATTCCTGATTTTCTGATGACCTTGTTCCACTTCATCAAAAATCCGTTTAATGGGGGTGCTTTTATTCGTTCTCACCCGGTGGATGTATTTTTCGCCGGGTTTCAGATCAAACTTCAGATTGACCAGCCCGGCACCATCCTGACCACGGTTATGTTGTTTTTCCAATAAAAGATACAGCTTATGCAATCCATACATCCATGAACCATACTTCGCCTGATAATATTCCAGCGGTTTCCGAAACCTGATCATTCCAATGCCGCATTCATGCTTTATCTGATCACTCATTTCTCATCTTTTGATTCATTCAACTCCGGGAAATTAATTTTATCCGGTACAACAAAAGCAGAGGGAAATTCATTCCTGATTCTTTTCAGATGCTTAATGGCCTCTATCTTGGTTCGAAAATCCCCTACATAGACTTTCCACCAGTTATCGTCATAATCACGATATATCGGTATATCCGGAAATTTTTCGTGAAACTCAGCCCTTAACTCCTCGGACTCTTCCCGGGCCTGTGTACCAATATCAGCATAAATTCGTATACGGTATCCATCTATTTCCGGATTCTCTTTGTTCTTTGCAATGTGCTTTAAAACCAAATTACTAATTGCACTATCCTGCTGAATACGCATATTATTGTCACTCTTCTCTTCAATTTGACTGAAAACATCGGGGGAAAGTTGTTGTATTGAATTCTCCTGCCCTGATGCGAGCAACGGAGGTAGAATCAATAACACAATAAAATAAAACAATCTCATAGCTTTTGCTTTTTAGGTCACAAAATTAAACAAATTTAAATCATCTTTTATTATATAAGTTGTGATCTCTGAGCAAAGAGACTATCTACTTAAATCCAGTGTGCTTTTTCTGTTAAAGTTCAGCTTTTTTCTATAAAGAAACGATTTGGCCGTTAAAGAACCTTTTATGGATAAATTTACCTTCCCGTTTTTCAGAATACTCATAACAGACATACCACCGGAAAGTAGATCGGAATAATCCACCTTCAATAAGACCTCATGCGTTTTATCCGAATTGGCAGGAAGTTTGACTTTTTCCGTACTCTTTATGTCTCCTGCTTTTTTTTCATTGATAAAAGCCGAGCCTTCAATCCCGGTTACATTGATCCGGTAAATATTGGGATTACGAATAGGTAGTTCCAGGCTGAGATCAACAGTACTCCCGGAAAGGGATTTCACTTTCAGATTTCTTGGTTTACCCACTTCCAAAGGTTCGTAGGTTTTGCACCCAATCAAACCCAACAGCGCGATAATAATGATGAAGCGTTTATATTTCATAAACCATAAATTTCCTTTGATTCAGGGAACAAATATAAATCCATTTTTTGAATTGATTGGAATTATTTAAATGAAGAAACAAAGTTTCGGTAAGTACTGACTACCCCTTGATTAAACGTCAATAAAAAAATTCCAGCCGACGAATGTACGATAACGTACAAAGGGTGTCTTCTGCCGGACGGTAATTCCATACCGCTATACATCATTTTAGCTATCCAATACACTGAGCTTCATATGTTTGTATTTGATTGGCACACAATTTGATTTATCTGGTATGTCAATAAAAAATAAACCATTAAAAGGAGGGAAAATGATTAAAAATTACTTGAAAATAGCATTTCGTAACCTTTCAAAGTATAAAGGATATGCATTGATCAATATCTTCGGACTGGCTATCGGGCTGGCCAGTGCCATACTGATCATGCTCTTTGTGCAGGATGAACTCAGTTACGATAAAAATCATGCTAAAGCCGACCGGATTTACCGGGTAGGTTTAAAGGGTAAAATCAAAAAGGATGATTTAAACACAGCGGTAACGTGTTATCCGATGGCCTCCACTTTAAGGGAAGAATACCCTATGGTTGAACAGGCCACAAGACTCCAGCCGAGAGAAGATGCCCTGATAAAAATTGGCAGCAAACAACATATGGAGCAGCAAATGCTTCTTGCAGATTCTAATGTATTCGACATATTTACCATGCCATTTATCCAGGGAGACCCTAAAACAGCATTGAAAGAACCCAATACCGCAGTACTGACCCGTTCGGTTGCCCAAAAGTATTTTGGAAATGAAAACCCGGTAGGCAAAGTCATCGAATGGGTCGACGGCGACCAAGAGCTTCAAGTAACAGGAGTCATAGAAGACTGTAAAAACAACAGCCATTTTCAATATAATGTATTGGTCTCATTTACAACCTCTTCAAGGGCCAATAGTCAACTCTGGATTGGAAATAATGTATACACATACCTAAAGTTACAGGAAGGGGCATCTCCGGAAAAATTAAAGGAACAATTCCCCACACTCGTTGAAAAATACGTAGGTCCCCAAATAGAGCAGGC contains:
- a CDS encoding UDP-N-acetylmuramoyl-L-alanyl-D-glutamate--2,6-diaminopimelate ligase, yielding MKKALEDILQGIEIKDNRGSLDRQVGFINFDSREADFGNLFVALRGLTVDGHDYIDQAVERGASVVVCEKLPAQLKESITYIVVPDTASVLGKMASNYYGNPASRLKLIGITGTNGKTTSATLLYHLFLQKGIKSGLISTIANYVDQERLPTKYTTPDAIRINSLLKEMVDRRCEYAFMEVSSHALKQGRISGLRFEGALFTNITHEHLDYHKTFSDYLHSKKLLFDSYLDRDSFALVNADDRNGQYMVQNTEASVYTFGLKTFADFKGKVLEKHIDGTLMNINGHDLWSQFVGEFNVYNLLGIYGVARLLGCDESDLLKAISKLQPVEGRFETFKSDDQKTAIVDYAHSPDALENVLSTIHDVRRKDQKLITVVGAGGDRDKSKRPQMTKIALQYSSKVVLTSDNPRTEDPEKIIEDMWEGVEKDDEQRIVSITNRKEAIRTACMMADSDDIIFVAGKGHETYQEINGIRYHFDDREVIKEIFKKT
- a CDS encoding LEA type 2 family protein, with product MKYKRFIIIIALLGLIGCKTYEPLEVGKPRNLKVKSLSGSTVDLSLELPIRNPNIYRINVTGIEGSAFINEKKAGDIKSTEKVKLPANSDKTHEVLLKVDYSDLLSGGMSVMSILKNGKVNLSIKGSLTAKSFLYRKKLNFNRKSTLDLSR
- a CDS encoding 1-acyl-sn-glycerol-3-phosphate acyltransferase; the encoded protein is MGEEKQGLEKIDVKEVFYRKNPKVARLIPGFIYRYLRKIIHEDEINEVLPKISHLSGLEFVREGLRYFDINIKTYGKEHIPREGRYIFVANHPLGGLDGLAFGKEVGDIHPNLQFIVNDILLNLENLKPIFVPVNKHGKQSSEYVRKIEETYRSDAQILNFPAGLCSRKINGKIVDLEWHKSFVNKARTHKRDIIPVHISGRNSNFFYNFAKIREFIGIKNNIEMFLLPHEMFKQQDKNIVITFGKPIPYTMLEKKYRPKEWAEKIKDHVYRLNEDKDREFSPA
- the rsmH gene encoding 16S rRNA (cytosine(1402)-N(4))-methyltransferase RsmH is translated as MFHQPVLVEESIQGLIPKPGGIYVDATYGGGGHAARIIENIGHGVLIAFDQDKAAEKHVINDRRLIFINHNFRYMKNFLKYLGFDRIDGILADLGVSSHHLDAPERGFSFRFDAPLDMRMNQNATQTASDIINTYSAGALTNIFKNYGEIRKTGVLVDSILNKRTEKEIATTSELVDALKDCIPYRYRNKFLAKVFQALRIEVNRELENLKHFLTQSQDMLKSGGRLVVISYHSIEDRIVKNYMKSGRFSGEPVKDFYGNVIAPFTLVNKSVIVPSSEEVKGNNRARSARLRIAEKL
- a CDS encoding amidophosphoribosyltransferase, giving the protein MSDQIKHECGIGMIRFRKPLEYYQAKYGSWMYGLHKLYLLLEKQHNRGQDGAGLVNLKFDLKPGEKYIHRVRTNKSTPIKRIFDEVEQGHQKIRNKNPDLLKDPVWAKENLPFAGEVYLGHLRYGTYGVNNIEYVHPVMRENNWKSRNLILAGNFNLTNVDELFQLLIDLGQHPKDFSDTETVLEKVGHFLDEENQLLFRQYKNEGYDNKEISKLIAENISIKKILHSSSKDWDGGYAIAGIVGHGDAFFMRDPRGIRPAFYYMDDEIVVCASERPVIQTVMNVRAEEVREVSPGNALIIKKRGEVSEEEIRVPEERKSCSFERIYFSRGSDRDIYRERRKLGELLVPDVLKAIDYDLENTVFSYIPNTAEIAYHGMLSGLETYQLNNKKKEILENKDKLDEKFLDELLDKKIRVDKIAIKDVKLRTFIAQESGRKDLVSHVYDVTYGIVNRGVDNLVILDDSIVRGTTLKESILQILDRLEPKKIIVVSSAPQIRYPDCYGIDMAKLGNLVAFQAAISLLRERGMDKVINEVYKKSKEQENLPKEEIVNYVRDIYKPFTREELSDKISSLLKAENIKAEVRVVYQKVENLHQACPNDKGDWYFTGNYPTPGGNKVVNRAFIDFIEGRDRRAY
- a CDS encoding SPOR domain-containing protein, which produces MRLFYFIVLLILPPLLASGQENSIQQLSPDVFSQIEEKSDNNMRIQQDSAISNLVLKHIAKNKENPEIDGYRIRIYADIGTQAREESEELRAEFHEKFPDIPIYRDYDDNWWKVYVGDFRTKIEAIKHLKRIRNEFPSAFVVPDKINFPELNESKDEK
- a CDS encoding division/cell wall cluster transcriptional repressor MraZ, whose protein sequence is MATFIGDYTCKVDAKGRITFPSAFKKQMTSSEGDHFVVKKDIFEKCLVLYPMEEWNRQNRLIREKINPYDKEHNRFLRNFYRGTAEVSLDGNSRLLIPKRLLDTVEISKEVIMAGQDGKIEIWARHLYEKMQESEDDFANLAQKIMGNSGEENGE
- a CDS encoding GNAT family N-acetyltransferase, giving the protein MQDIIKPVEKSEIRKELTSDKFLRHTNYGNNELYVITSHDAPNTMKEIGRLREVTFRAAGGGTGKELDLDKFDSLEYPYKQLISWDPKEEEILGGYRYKVCSKQTNPEDLATQKLFHFSIKFVKQYLPYTIELGRSFIQPKFQSTGNTRKTLYALDNLWDGLGALVVKNPDNKYFFGKVTMYPHFNQKARDLILYFLHKEFSDAYDLVHPKNSEKLNSNPDELDQIFTGKNYETNLKILSQEVRKLGENIPPLINAYMNLSRTMKIFGTALNRSFGNVEETGIMITISDIYPKKKKRHVETFKEEKGTYQ
- a CDS encoding transpeptidase family protein: MPLKRDILWRVGVVYVLILLIGLIIAGKIFYIQVFQGKELTSKAEELNLKTEVVESNRGDIYSTNNRLLASSVPYYEIRLDTRSTGLKMDSKTYFRKLDTLARQLAGLFQDKSAAQYRRELYQARKEGERFYLIKERVNYKALKELRTFLLFRKGRYKGGFIVIQKDMRIQPHGNLASRTIGYTTDWEGGNIVGIEGAYDNSLKGTKGVRLMRRIQGGIWIPVGDDHKVEPKGGKDVVTTININIQDVAESALREQLIEHNADHGTAVLMEVNTGEIRAIANLGKTDQGTYREIYNYAVGESREPGSTFKLASIMALLEDGYVSLDDTVDTEDGEVYYYDKKLTDVKPGGYGKISVREAFIHSSNVGISKIITRNYKNKPHQFVDRLYNMNLDEKLGLEIKGEGDPLIRYPGDKYWSGISLPMMSIGYEIRLTPMQILTFYNAVANDGEMVKPMFVKQIREHGNLVKSFDSEVINPAISSNSTIRKTQGLLKDVVQVGTARNLRNANFEIAGKTGTAQIANEKYGYMKEARISYQASFVGYFPADDPKYSCIVVVNSPSKDVYYGNVVAGPVFREIAEKVYATSFEMHEGLKITGNEIENSYKVPYTKHSHRGELTTVLKKLGVTINDKNVDSEWVVTRKKDSLVELKNRYIGERIMPNVIGMGVKDAIYILENMGLNVEMEGRGSIRKQSVPPGEPVDKGDKVELTMTFTE